ACAGATCAGGTCGGGGCTGGCGACCGTTTGCTCCAAAATGTAAAGCAGCCGCGCCGCCAACCGCTCCATCGTGCCTTTATAGAATAATTCCGTATTGTACTCCAGTTCCGCCCGCAGACCGCCTTCGCCATCGTTGTACAGATCAAGCTTGAAGTCCAGCTTGGATGTTCCGTGGCTGACAGGCAAAGGCTCCATGCTCCAACCGTCGCCGCGTTCCTTCAGCTTCTCGTCTTCAAACTGGTTGTGAACGATCAACATCGTATCGAACAGCGGGTTGCGCGACGGATCATGCGGGTACCGAGCCGCTTCCATCATATGCTCGAAGCTGACATCGCCATGCTCGTATGCGGCAAGCAAACGCCCATGGGTCTCGCCAACAAACTCTATGATCGGCAGCTCGTCCGCCACCCGCATCCGAATCGGCAGAAACTGGTTGAACATGCCGATCATACGGGCCGTATCCGGATGCGTTCGCCCTGCCGCCAAAGAACCGATTGCAAATTCCGACTGATGTGTCGTTCCTTTGAGCAACAGCGCATAAGCCGCAAAAAGCAGGCTGTTCATGCTCGCGCCGGCGCTTGCGGACTTCTCTTTCAGCCGTGCGGTGAGCGCTGCTGGAATGTGGAAGGTATACGTATCACCCGCAAATGTCTGACGGTCGCCGCGCGGTCGATCCAGCGGCATATCGAGCGGCGTCGGTGGCTCTGCAAGCTGCTCCGTCCAAAACGCTCGGCTTGCCCTGGCCCGCTCCGAGCCGGACTGTTGCTCCTGCCAAACGGCATAATCCTTGTAATGCAGAGACGGCAATGCAAGTTCAGCGCCGTCGATCAAAGCGGTCAACTCCTCCAGCAGCAGCTTGACGGATATGCCATCCGCCGCGATGTGGTGGATATTGAGCAATAGATAAGCCTGCGCTCCTTCCGATTCGGGCCGGCAATAACATGCGGCGAGCAGCGGCGCTGTGGCAAGCTCGAGTGGCCGGAAAAACTCACTCAAGCATTCCGGTAGCGGGATCCCCGCGAGCTCCAGCGTTTGAAGAGCAAAATCGGCCGAATCGTGCACAATCTGGGCCGGAACGCCGTCAATCCAATGATAGGAGGTCCGCAGCGGCTCATGCCGATCGATCAACTTCCGAAGCGCTGACGCGATTCTCACCTCACCCACCGCACCTGACAGTTTAAGTGCAAGTGGAATATGGTAGGTTAGTCCGATATCAGCCATGCTTTCCGCCAAAAACATGCGCCGCTGCGGAGGGCTGAGAGGATAGGATGCGGCTTTTGGCGCGTCTGCAACAGGTTCGTATGCTTCCTTGGCAGCCCTGTCGATCCAGGCTGCCTGCTCTCTGACCGTCGGTAGCTTGAAAATTTCCTGAAGTGGCATGCGCACTCGGCATTGCTTGTAGATTGCCGAGGTCAATGCGGTCGCCTTCAGGGAATGGCCGCCATGCTCAAAGAAGTGGTCAAGCGCTCCAACCTGCCCCGCATGAAGCACTTCTTGCCACAATCCTGCGACAATGATCTCCGTATCTGTGGCAGGCGCTTCATATGGGACTGCGCGCTCCGGCGCAGGCAGACGTTTTTTGTCCACCTTGCCGCTCCCGTTCAGCGGCAGCTTCTCCAACTGCACAAACGAGGCCGGAATCATAAATGCCGGCAGCTTACCTGTCAGTTGGCTCCGAACGCTTGCCTGCCCTTCGGTTTGCACTGCAACGATATAAGCGCATAAATACGGCGCTCCATCATTCTCAATCAGCGCCACAAACGCTTCCTTGACGCCAGCGCAATCCAGCAGCCTACTTTCAATTTCGCCCAATTCAATTCGGTAACCCCGCAGCTTGACCTGACTATCTATCCGGTCCAGAAACTCCAAATTTCCGTCAGGCAAACGGCGCACCAGGTCGCCGGTTCCGTACACGGTTTCGCCTTCCCGAAACGGATGCGACCGGAACTTCGAAGCGGTCTGCTCCGGCAAATTCACATAGCCAGATGCGACACCGTCTCCTGCAATCCATAGCTCGCCAGGTACAAAGTCCGGCTGCAATCGACCCAGCTCATCCAACACTAGCGTTTCTGAACGCGCGATCGGCTTGCCGATCGGCACGGTGGCCGTTCCTTGTCCGTCCCATGTCTCCGTGATCGGATAGCAGGTAGCGAACACCGTCGTTTCCGTAGGGCCGTAAACATGCAGCAACACGCTCGAACCAAGCGCGCGGAGCGCTTTGCGGATATGCGGTACGGAAGCACGCTCTCCGCCAAATAAAATATGGCGCAGGCCGCGTAGCGACTCCAGTCCGTGATCGACCAGGGTATTGAATAGCGCCGTCGTCACAAAGAATACGGTAATGCCTCTTCCCTCAATCAGCTCGGTCAGCCGCATAACGTCAGCAACCTCTTCTTCGCCGACCAGCGTCAGCTTCGCGCCGTTCAACAGCGCTCCGTACAAGTCGAACGTTGAACCGTCAAAGGCGTAGTTGGAAAGCTGCAACAGCGCATCGTTTTCCGAAATGCTTACATAATCGGTATGAACGGCAATCCGGGACACATTGCGATGCATGGTCATGATCCCTTTCGGCTTGCCCGTCGATCCGGATGTGTACATGATATAAGCGAGATCGTCTGCCGAGCCGTCGAAGTCCAGATTATGGCCGGACTCGCCGTCCCAACTTGTATCGATTCCATCCATGTCGATGACACCTATGCTGTCTCCGGCAAGCCGGGTGACCATCTCCATCATCGCAGCCGCAGCCACGATCACCCGCGCTTCTGTATCCTGCAGCATAAACAAAATCCGCTCTTCGGGATATTGCGGGTCAATCGGCACATAGACGGCTCCCACTTTCAGCACAGCCAATATCGCGGTAATCATATCGGGCGATCGCCGCAATAGCAGCGCCACCTTCGCCCCCGGCGTGACACCGCGCCGTGCAAGCACGCGTGCAAACCGGTTGGCACGTTCGTTCAGCTCGCTGTAGGTATACGCCTGCTCCCCCATTTCAACGGCAATCTGCTGCGGTGTCTTCACCGCTTGCCGTTCAAACAGTCTGTGCAACGACAACTCCTGCGGCTGGGTGGCGTATGAATGGCCTAGCTGGAGCAGCCGTTCCCGCTCCCCTGCATCGACGGGATCAAGTTCGCCAAGTGTCGCATGCGGCTGCGCGGCGACTGCCCGAGCCAGTGCTACATAATGCTGGGCCATTTGCGCGGCGGCCAGCTGATCGTACAAATCCAGCGCATACTCCAGCGTAAATGCGATACTATCGCCGTTATCCGCGCACTCCCAAGTCAGGTCGAACTTGGCCGAGCCACTGTCCATCGCTTGGGGCGTATAAACGACATCCTTGCTCCGCCATTCGGGCAACTCCATATTTTGTAGCGTAAACACTGAATCAAATAGCGGATTCCGCCCGTATTCCCGTTTCACATTTGCTAGCTCGGCTATTTCTTCATAAGGCACATCCCCGTTGCCGATAGCCGCCAGCGCCTCCCCATTGACCTGCTTCAACCATTGATCGAAGGGCAAATCGTTTTGTCCGCGCAGGCGGATCGGAACCATGTTGACAAACATCCCGACTATATTTTGCAGCTCCGGCCGCACACGTCGCGCGGCTGCCGTCCCGACTACGATGTCGGATTCGCCCGTATATTTCGCAAGCAGCGCATAATAAATCGAAAGCAGGACGGTGTATAATGTTACGCCCTCGCGTCTAGCCAATGCCCGCAGCGATCCGGCAAGCTCCGGCTCCAGCTCGAAGCGTTCAATTGCCCCGCGATAACTTGGCGTCTGCGGCCTTGGACGGGGGGACGGAAGCGCCGGAGACGGCACGCCATCCCGAAAGATTTCGCACCAATAAAGCTTCTGTCGCTCCAGCCAGCCGCCGCTTCGGCTCGCTTCCTCCCACAGCGCCAGATCCCCGCCATGAATGGACAACGGCTCCGGCTCGTTCCCCTCGTAAAACCTCGAAAGATCGGACATCAAAATGCCCATCGACGTTCCGTCCGTAATGATATGATGCATATCCAGCAGTAGCACACTTGACTCACGCTCCAGCAGCACAAGCTCCATGCGCAACAGCGGCGCTTGCTCCAGACGAAACGGCTGCAGGAAGCTACGCTGTCGCAACGTCAGCTCAGTCGCCGGCCAGCCGCTTCCGTCAACGACGGCAAGCGGCGGCTCGACCGCTTGTTCGATGCGCTGCATCACATTGCCTTCTTCCATATAAAAGGACGTCCGTAGCACCGGATGCCGCTCTATCAGCGCCCGCCACGCTGCGCGGAATCGTTCGATATCGAGCGGGCCCTTCACCTGGACCACAAACGGTAGATGATAGTTGAGCAGCCCCGGATTCAGCTCTTCCAAAATGAACAGCCGCTTTTGCGCCGAGGTCGCCGGATAAACCGTCCGCTCCTCCGCTTTGGCCACCGACGGCGCAACGGCAGCAGTTTCATCTCCCTCCTGCGCCTTTTGCTCCAGCAAAGCGGCCAGCAAACTCACCGTATCATGCAAAAATAGCTCGGTAAGCGTTAGCTCGACGCCAAACACCTCTTGCAGCCTGGCTGCGGCATAAGCCGCCTTGAGCGAATTGCCTCCTTGCTCAAGAAAGCCGTCCTTCCGGCCTATATAATCCTTTTTCAACACCTCGCACCAGATAGACATGATCCGTTGCTCCGTATCCGAGGCCGTCTCCAAGTCGATATCCCCGAGCAAGGCATCGCCGCCTTCCACATCACGTTGCTTAAGCGTGGCCGCCGCTTCTAGCTCCGCCAGCTCGGCAAGCGCTTCGGCAAACTCACCTTCGTGCAGCGCTTCTGCCAATACGTAGCGTTGAATTTTACCAGAGGTTGTTTTCGGAATTCGCCGAACGGGGACAACAAAAGCAACGTCCAGACCGGCCGATCCGTTCAGCAGCTTTTTCACCTCGGCCATCAGCGGTATAAATCCGTCGATCTTGCCGCGATGCTGAATAAAAACTGCGATCGCATCCCGTTTGGTCGTTGCATCCTGAACGGCGGCAACCGCCGTTTTCCCGATTTCGGCTCCTTTCAGGCCGCTGATCAACGTCTCCAGGTCATGTGGATACACATTTTGCCCGTTGACGAAAATGACGTCCTTCATGCGGCCGGTCACATATAAACGCCCTTCCAGTAAGAAACCTAAATCTCCCGTATCTAACCAGCCGTCCGGGGAAATCGTTTGCTTGTTTACATCGGGCCGCTTATAGTAGCCGCTTGTAACATTGCGGCCTTTAATATGAATCAAGCCTATGCTGCCTGCTGCCGAAGGGTTACCCGCTTCGTCGCAAATGCGCACCTCGCACTCTTGTACCGGAAAACCTAGCTCGACGATCTCGATCGCGGCATGATCCCCGAGCTCGGCCATTCGTACAGGCTGTCCGACAGCAAGCGATTGGCGCTCAAGCTTAATGGTATTCAGATGATCTTCCGTCCCCGGGAACGTCACGGCCAGACTCGCTTCCGCAAGCCCGTATACCGGGAAAATGCAATTTCCCTTTAACCCGTACGGCTTCATCGCCTCCAGAAAATCGCGGCAATGGGCGGCTGATATGGGTTCGGCCCCGTTAAAAATCAACCTGACGCAAGACAAATCCCATGCCGCCGCTCCTTCCGGTTTCCAATGCTGCAGAAAATGCACATAACCGAAATTCGGCGAAGAGAGGCATGTCACCCGATGCTTATGCGTAAGTTCCAGCCATTTCATCGGATGAAGCACAAACGTCGAGGTCGGCAAGTGCAACTGATTCATGCCGCAAAACAGCGGCGAAAGATGAAAACCGATGAGCCCCATATCATGCGTCAGCGGAAGCCAGCTTAGCGAAGAATCCCGCTCCGTCGACTGCGCCCCATGGATAATGGCGCATATGTTCGACAGAAGATTGCCATGCGTCAGCACAACCCCCTTCGGGTCTCCGGTAGAGCCAGATGTGAACTGGATGAATGCGATGTCTGTTTCGGCAGCGTCATACGGCTCAGCCTCGGGCCGGCCGGCATTCGCAGCCGCCGCAAGTACTTCCACAATCGGCACGCTACCGGACTCAAGCTGGGCCAGCGCCTCCGCCTCCCCGTGCTTTAAAGCGTAGCCTTGAATTCCTGGCAAAAGTTCTTCATCACAGAGCAATCTCGGCGCTTCCAACTGCTTGCATATCTGGATCAGCTTTTTGCGCCCTTCGTCCGTACGCGCCGCCGTCACAGGTACGGGAACAATGCCGCCGAGCACGCAGGCCCAGAACAGAAGGATGAACTGTTCGTTATCTTCCGTCTGCATGACGGCAAAGTCACCAGGCCCAAGCCCCCGCTCGCGTAGCAGATGGAGCGCCCTTCCGGCCAATGCAAGTAATTGGCCGTACGACAAGTAACGCTCCTGACCGCTTTCGCAAAATAAAATTCCCGCATCGTTTTCCTTGCGCGCCAGCAATACGCCAGACAAATTACGAATGGTTCTCATAATCGGCAGGCCTCCGTTCTGTTCTTTATCACAGCGTTGTGGAATGCAGTTCTTGATAATCCTCCGTTACGATGCGATTATGCTCGTCCATAATGACGACATGCGGACGATACGTGCGGGCTACCGATTCCTCCATCATCGCGTAAGAAATAATAATGACGCGGTCACCTGGCTGCACCAGCCTGGCAGCAGCGCCGTTCAGGCAAACCATACCCGAGCCTCTTGGACCGGTAATGACATACGTCTCCAGCCTTGCTCCGTTATTTATATTGACAACTTGCACTTTTTCGTTCTCCAGAATGTTTGATGCATCCAAAATATCCTGATCGATGGTTATGCTTCCTACGTAATTCAAATTGGCCTCCGTCACGACTGCACGGTG
The window above is part of the Paenibacillus lutimineralis genome. Proteins encoded here:
- a CDS encoding non-ribosomal peptide synthetase, producing MRTIRNLSGVLLARKENDAGILFCESGQERYLSYGQLLALAGRALHLLRERGLGPGDFAVMQTEDNEQFILLFWACVLGGIVPVPVTAARTDEGRKKLIQICKQLEAPRLLCDEELLPGIQGYALKHGEAEALAQLESGSVPIVEVLAAAANAGRPEAEPYDAAETDIAFIQFTSGSTGDPKGVVLTHGNLLSNICAIIHGAQSTERDSSLSWLPLTHDMGLIGFHLSPLFCGMNQLHLPTSTFVLHPMKWLELTHKHRVTCLSSPNFGYVHFLQHWKPEGAAAWDLSCVRLIFNGAEPISAAHCRDFLEAMKPYGLKGNCIFPVYGLAEASLAVTFPGTEDHLNTIKLERQSLAVGQPVRMAELGDHAAIEIVELGFPVQECEVRICDEAGNPSAAGSIGLIHIKGRNVTSGYYKRPDVNKQTISPDGWLDTGDLGFLLEGRLYVTGRMKDVIFVNGQNVYPHDLETLISGLKGAEIGKTAVAAVQDATTKRDAIAVFIQHRGKIDGFIPLMAEVKKLLNGSAGLDVAFVVPVRRIPKTTSGKIQRYVLAEALHEGEFAEALAELAELEAAATLKQRDVEGGDALLGDIDLETASDTEQRIMSIWCEVLKKDYIGRKDGFLEQGGNSLKAAYAAARLQEVFGVELTLTELFLHDTVSLLAALLEQKAQEGDETAAVAPSVAKAEERTVYPATSAQKRLFILEELNPGLLNYHLPFVVQVKGPLDIERFRAAWRALIERHPVLRTSFYMEEGNVMQRIEQAVEPPLAVVDGSGWPATELTLRQRSFLQPFRLEQAPLLRMELVLLERESSVLLLDMHHIITDGTSMGILMSDLSRFYEGNEPEPLSIHGGDLALWEEASRSGGWLERQKLYWCEIFRDGVPSPALPSPRPRPQTPSYRGAIERFELEPELAGSLRALARREGVTLYTVLLSIYYALLAKYTGESDIVVGTAAARRVRPELQNIVGMFVNMVPIRLRGQNDLPFDQWLKQVNGEALAAIGNGDVPYEEIAELANVKREYGRNPLFDSVFTLQNMELPEWRSKDVVYTPQAMDSGSAKFDLTWECADNGDSIAFTLEYALDLYDQLAAAQMAQHYVALARAVAAQPHATLGELDPVDAGERERLLQLGHSYATQPQELSLHRLFERQAVKTPQQIAVEMGEQAYTYSELNERANRFARVLARRGVTPGAKVALLLRRSPDMITAILAVLKVGAVYVPIDPQYPEERILFMLQDTEARVIVAAAAMMEMVTRLAGDSIGVIDMDGIDTSWDGESGHNLDFDGSADDLAYIMYTSGSTGKPKGIMTMHRNVSRIAVHTDYVSISENDALLQLSNYAFDGSTFDLYGALLNGAKLTLVGEEEVADVMRLTELIEGRGITVFFVTTALFNTLVDHGLESLRGLRHILFGGERASVPHIRKALRALGSSVLLHVYGPTETTVFATCYPITETWDGQGTATVPIGKPIARSETLVLDELGRLQPDFVPGELWIAGDGVASGYVNLPEQTASKFRSHPFREGETVYGTGDLVRRLPDGNLEFLDRIDSQVKLRGYRIELGEIESRLLDCAGVKEAFVALIENDGAPYLCAYIVAVQTEGQASVRSQLTGKLPAFMIPASFVQLEKLPLNGSGKVDKKRLPAPERAVPYEAPATDTEIIVAGLWQEVLHAGQVGALDHFFEHGGHSLKATALTSAIYKQCRVRMPLQEIFKLPTVREQAAWIDRAAKEAYEPVADAPKAASYPLSPPQRRMFLAESMADIGLTYHIPLALKLSGAVGEVRIASALRKLIDRHEPLRTSYHWIDGVPAQIVHDSADFALQTLELAGIPLPECLSEFFRPLELATAPLLAACYCRPESEGAQAYLLLNIHHIAADGISVKLLLEELTALIDGAELALPSLHYKDYAVWQEQQSGSERARASRAFWTEQLAEPPTPLDMPLDRPRGDRQTFAGDTYTFHIPAALTARLKEKSASAGASMNSLLFAAYALLLKGTTHQSEFAIGSLAAGRTHPDTARMIGMFNQFLPIRMRVADELPIIEFVGETHGRLLAAYEHGDVSFEHMMEAARYPHDPSRNPLFDTMLIVHNQFEDEKLKERGDGWSMEPLPVSHGTSKLDFKLDLYNDGEGGLRAELEYNTELFYKGTMERLAARLLYILEQTVASPDLICGDVAMVTPAEEAGFAAWNDTGHLYPTEKTIHGWFAESARRWPDFPAVRSAEGSLTYGELNDRAERMATVLRGKGVAVETIVPVAAQRSLSMMIAIMAVLKAGGAYLPIDPEHPPERIRGILEDSGARLLLAGTKWIHTLPAFQGEMLDLDTLAAAAASELPKGEEETDLSPQAGPENLAYVIYTSGSTGKPKGVMVEHRAAINRLNWMQTAYPLNEHDVILQKTPITFDVSVWELFWWSFAGASLYLLEPGGEKEPSVMLRTIKEQAITVMHFVPSMLGVFLPYAADSGRGSELYSLRYVFTSGEALKPAHVAGFYSLMERGGQCWLINLYGPTEATVDVSYYDCPNAGAGTIPIGKPIHNIRLYIVDERMRLQPIGVSGELCIAGAGLARGYHNRPDLTEQSFVTNPFAAGDKLYRTGDRARWLPDGNIEYLGRFDHQVKLRGLRIECGEIEHALLLQAEVRDAIVMTVTDHAGEPALCAYLVTVEGKAPEEASIRATLKELLPDYMIPSNFIAMEAFPLSPSGKTDRGRLPQHRFAEPLACGEAPATPTEQRLAELWQEVLGLAASGQDDPAAIGREAHFFQLGGHSLRAAQLAGLIEQRYGADFAMKDVFTAPLLREMAARIDNAAPKRATVIARAESRPFYPLSLAQNRLFVLQQLYPDSTAYNLPLVLNLTGKVDQDRLREAIQGLIDRHEPLRTSFDWSDGKPVQSIHKRVSFELFVHALMDAADLNTFARAVVRPFDLRKAPLIRAFLATDGESRHTLLLDIHHIVADGVSMNVMARDFEQLYRGSSLQPLPIHYKDAAVWQQEWMASEEREQQEQYWAFRLAGTLPVVQLPTDYPRPPEQSFEGAKLALSIPPELAEGIGMAAEQWGVTPFHIWLAAYHTLLHLMTGQDDLIVGTPIAGRFHPATESLVGMFVNTLPIRSMLFGELSFRAFAEQLKETTLGALDNGLLPFEHMVTMLDVPRDLSRNPLFDTMFVMQHMEAGQAAADALQFEVQVPDTRVSKLDLTFEIADQGAKGAALTIEYATVLFKEDSIRRMAEWYSRIVGLALAEPERTLGGIGLLDAVAAERLSETFNRTTTPYASGDTVEVYLERQAGATPQAVAVAAEDGVLTYAELNRRSNRLAQVLRKQGVKREERVAIVMDRSLEMIIAIFGVLKAGGAYVPVAPGLPSERIRYMLDNSGAKLVLTKGKAPEGLEMFLPFIDVHEALTQERDDFPVEKLHDSRSLAYVLYTSGSTGQPKGVMIEHHSVVNRIGWMQKQYELDASGVIMQKTPITFDVSVWELFWWSFAGAKLVLLPPGGEKDPALMMDTIARHGVTTMHFVPSMLHLFLEHPGLLRSEARLESLRHVFASGEALTADQVQRFRERIGVPFNARLVNLYGPTEATVDVSYYDCSEGDIPIQVPIGKPIDNISLYIVSEAMKLQPVGIAGELCISGAGLARGYIGRPDLTDEKFVDNPFAAGSLMYRTGDLARWLPDGTIEYLGRIDHQVKIRGQRIECAEIEHVLLSHPTVSEAVVMKRDAANGSEYLCAYIICSDPADHQELRDFAALSLPDYMVPQAMVELPAMPLSPNGKIDRKALPEPELTADSGTPFVEAASDIELAIAAVWREILQRDDFGIHHRFFDVGGESLLLVQTHQRLEELYPGVLGVTDLFTYPTIASLAAYLQSRNRELANWSWSGLPVGDDCVSKGYAAERIGSVQFQLDRVVAEGLVELAASRSVAVEAAAYAVYLYFWRGESGMGRLVLPAMTDNGLIAPKEIDFTEVRDFDTLLRHAAKRVSVGECYTARQVRKQPQAEAGFALFPLFAGAAQHGFKEREALLERFDVVLYMDDAAPPSGAEGPVLGGVWTYDARRLGKEAVLDWASAYLELLSSVVEQYRAVQGSADSGA
- the panD gene encoding aspartate 1-decarboxylase, with the translated sequence MFREMHKSKIHRAVVTEANLNYVGSITIDQDILDASNILENEKVQVVNINNGARLETYVITGPRGSGMVCLNGAAARLVQPGDRVIIISYAMMEESVARTYRPHVVIMDEHNRIVTEDYQELHSTTL